From a single Ursus arctos isolate Adak ecotype North America unplaced genomic scaffold, UrsArc2.0 scaffold_34, whole genome shotgun sequence genomic region:
- the ALKBH2 gene encoding DNA oxidative demethylase ALKBH2 — translation MDRFLVKGALGSLLGKREQEASREGAAGLSGDKESSRKRPRTDTPGNAGHLAGPIWRHIRAEGLSCDYTVLFGKAEADKILQELEQEVEYFTGALARVQVFGRWHSVPRKQATYGNEGLTYTFSGLTLSPKPWIPVLERVRDRVSVVTGETFNFVLVNRYKDGYDHIGEHRDDERELAPGSPIASVSFGACRDFFFRHKDSRGKKATRKVEVVRLQLAHGSLLMMNHPTNAHWYHSLPVRKKILAPRVNLTFRKILPNKK, via the exons ATGGACAGGTTCTTGGTGAAGGGGGCTTTAGGGAGCCTTTTAGgaaagagggagcaggaggcGAGCAGAGAAGGTGCAGCGGGGCTGAGCGGAGACAAGGAAAGCAGCAGGAAAAGGCCCAGGACGGACACCCCAGGGAATGCAGGCCACCTGGCTGGCCCCATCTGGCGGCACATCCGAGCCGAGGGCCTGAGCTGTGATTACACAGTCCTGTTTGGCAAAGCCGAAGCAGACAAGATTCTCCAGGAGCTGGAGCAGGAAGTGGAGTATTTTACAG GCGCGCTGGCCAGGGTCCAGGTGTTCGGGAGGTGGCACAGTGTGCCCAGGAAGCAAGCGACCTATGGCAACGAAGGGCTGACCTACACGTTCTCGGGTCTCACTCTGTCTCCAAAGCCCTGGATCCCAGTTCTGGAGCGTGTCCGGGATCGTGTCTCTGTGGTGACGGGAGAGACCTTCAACTTTGTGCTTGTCAACAG GTATAAAGATGGCTATGACCACATCGGAGAGCACCGAGATGATGAACGAGAACTGGCTCCCGGAAGCCCCATAGCCTCCGTCTCCTTCGGGGCCTGCAGAGACTTCTTCTTCCGGCATAAGGATTCTCGGGGGAAGAAGGCCACCCGGAAGGTGGAGGTGGTCAGGCTTCAGCTGGCCCACGGAAGTTTGCTTATGATGAACCACCCGACCAACGCTCACTGGTACCACAGTCTCCCCGTACGAAAGAAGATTCTGGCTCCACGGGTCAATCTGACATTTCGCAAAATTCTGcccaataaaaagtaa
- the USP30 gene encoding ubiquitin carboxyl-terminal hydrolase 30 isoform X1 yields MLSSRAQAAMTAADRAIQRFLRTGAAVRYKVMKNWGVIGGIAAALAAGIYVIWGPITERKKRRKGLVPGLVNLGNTCFMNSLLQGLSACPAFIKWLEEFTTQYTRDQKEAPPHQYLSLTLLRLLKALSCQEVTDDEVLDASCLLDVLRMYRWQISSFEEQDAHELFHVITSSLEDERDRQPRVTHLFDVHSLEQQPEITPKQITCRTRGSPHPTSNHWKSQHPFHGRLTSNMVCKHCEHQSPVRFDTFDSLSLSIPAATWGHPLTLDHCLHHFISSESVRDVVCDNCTQIEAKGTSNGEKVEHQRTTFVKQLKLGKLPQCLCIHLQRLSWSSHGAPLKRHEHVQFNEFLMMDIYKYHLLGHKPGQHSPKPSEAGGPPDDLQDGPAAPSSVLNQPGGPKTQIFMNGACSPSLLPPLPAPMPFPLPVVPDYSSSTYLFRLMAVVVHHGDMHSGHFVTYRRSPPSAKNPLSTSNQWLWISDDTVRKASLQEVLSSSAYLLFYERVLSKMQHQGREYRSEE; encoded by the exons ATACAAAGTCATGAAGAACTGGGGTGTCATAGGTGGAATTGCTGCAGCTCTTGCCGCGGGAATCTATGTGATTTGGGGTCctattacagaaagaaagaagcgTAGAAAAG GGCTGGTGCCTGGCCTCGTCAACTTAGGGAACACCTGCTTCATGAACTCCCTGCTGCAAGGCCTGTCTGCCTGCCCTGCTTTCATCAAGTGGCTGGAAGAGTTTACCACCCAATACACCAGGGATCAGAAGGAAGCCCCCCCACACCAGTATTTATCCTTAACGCTGCTGCGCCTCCTCAAAG CTCTGTCCTGCCAAGAAGTCACCGACGATGAGGTCTTAGATGCAAGCTGCTTGTTGGATGTCTTAAGAATGTACAGATGGCAGATCTCTTCATTTGAAGAACAG GATGCCCACGAGTTATTCCATGTCATTACCTCCTCCCTGGAAGACGAGCGGGACCGGCAGCCCCGGGTCACCCATTTGTTTGATGTGCATTCCCTGGAG CAGCAGCCAGAAATAACTCCCAAACAGATAACCTGCCGCACAAGAG GGTCACCTCACCCCACGTCCAATCACTGGAAATCTCAGCATCCTTTCCATGGAAGGCTGACGAGTAACATGGTCTGCAAACACTGTGAACACCAG AGTCCTGTTCGATTCGATACCTTCGACAGCCTTTCGCTGAGCATTCCAGCTGCCACGTGG GGGCATCCGCTGACCCTGGACCACTGCCTTCACCACTTCATCTCATCCGAATCCGTGCGGGACGTCGTGTGTGACAACTGTACGCAG ATCGAAGCCAAAGGGACGTCGAATGGGGAGAAGGTGGAACACCAGAGGACCACGTTCGTTAAACAGCTGAAACTGGGCAAg CTCCCGCAGTGTCTCTGCATCCACCTCCAGCGGCTGAGCTGGTCCAGCCACGGCGCGCCCCTGAAGCGCCACGAGCACGTGCAGTTCAACGAGTTCCTGATGATGGACATCTACAAGTATCACCTCCTCGGCCACAAACCCGGCCAGCACAGCCCCAAGCCCAGCGAGGCTGGGGGGCCCCCCGACGACCTGCAGGATGGGCCGGCCGCCCCCAGCTCAG TTCTGAACCAGCCCGGGGGCCCGAAAACACAAATTTTTATGAATGGCGCCTGCTCCCCATCTTTATTGCCCCCCCTGCCGGCCCCGATGCCCTTCCCGCTCCCGGTGGTTCCGGACTACAG CTCCTCCACGTACCTCTTCCGGCTGATGGCAGTCGTGGTCCACCACGGAGACATGCACTCGGGGCACTTCGTGACGTACCGACGGTCCCCGCCGTCGGCCAAGAACCCTCTTTCAACCAGCAACCAGTGGCTATGGATCTCCGACGACACGGTCCGCAAGGCCAGCCTGCAGGAGGTCCTGTCCTCCAGCGCCTACCTGCTGTTTTACGAGCGGGTTCTTTCCAAGATGCAGCACCAGGGCCGGGAGTACAGGTCCGAAGAATGA
- the USP30 gene encoding ubiquitin carboxyl-terminal hydrolase 30 isoform X2, translating to MLSSRAQAAMTAADRAIQRFLRTGAAVRYKVMKNWGVIGGIAAALAAGIYVIWGPITERKKRRKGLVPGLVNLGNTCFMNSLLQGLSACPAFIKWLEEFTTQYTRDQKEAPPHQYLSLTLLRLLKALSCQEVTDDEVLDASCLLDVLRMYRWQISSFEEQDAHELFHVITSSLEDERDRQPRVTHLFDVHSLEQPEITPKQITCRTRGSPHPTSNHWKSQHPFHGRLTSNMVCKHCEHQSPVRFDTFDSLSLSIPAATWGHPLTLDHCLHHFISSESVRDVVCDNCTQIEAKGTSNGEKVEHQRTTFVKQLKLGKLPQCLCIHLQRLSWSSHGAPLKRHEHVQFNEFLMMDIYKYHLLGHKPGQHSPKPSEAGGPPDDLQDGPAAPSSVLNQPGGPKTQIFMNGACSPSLLPPLPAPMPFPLPVVPDYSSSTYLFRLMAVVVHHGDMHSGHFVTYRRSPPSAKNPLSTSNQWLWISDDTVRKASLQEVLSSSAYLLFYERVLSKMQHQGREYRSEE from the exons ATACAAAGTCATGAAGAACTGGGGTGTCATAGGTGGAATTGCTGCAGCTCTTGCCGCGGGAATCTATGTGATTTGGGGTCctattacagaaagaaagaagcgTAGAAAAG GGCTGGTGCCTGGCCTCGTCAACTTAGGGAACACCTGCTTCATGAACTCCCTGCTGCAAGGCCTGTCTGCCTGCCCTGCTTTCATCAAGTGGCTGGAAGAGTTTACCACCCAATACACCAGGGATCAGAAGGAAGCCCCCCCACACCAGTATTTATCCTTAACGCTGCTGCGCCTCCTCAAAG CTCTGTCCTGCCAAGAAGTCACCGACGATGAGGTCTTAGATGCAAGCTGCTTGTTGGATGTCTTAAGAATGTACAGATGGCAGATCTCTTCATTTGAAGAACAG GATGCCCACGAGTTATTCCATGTCATTACCTCCTCCCTGGAAGACGAGCGGGACCGGCAGCCCCGGGTCACCCATTTGTTTGATGTGCATTCCCTGGAG CAGCCAGAAATAACTCCCAAACAGATAACCTGCCGCACAAGAG GGTCACCTCACCCCACGTCCAATCACTGGAAATCTCAGCATCCTTTCCATGGAAGGCTGACGAGTAACATGGTCTGCAAACACTGTGAACACCAG AGTCCTGTTCGATTCGATACCTTCGACAGCCTTTCGCTGAGCATTCCAGCTGCCACGTGG GGGCATCCGCTGACCCTGGACCACTGCCTTCACCACTTCATCTCATCCGAATCCGTGCGGGACGTCGTGTGTGACAACTGTACGCAG ATCGAAGCCAAAGGGACGTCGAATGGGGAGAAGGTGGAACACCAGAGGACCACGTTCGTTAAACAGCTGAAACTGGGCAAg CTCCCGCAGTGTCTCTGCATCCACCTCCAGCGGCTGAGCTGGTCCAGCCACGGCGCGCCCCTGAAGCGCCACGAGCACGTGCAGTTCAACGAGTTCCTGATGATGGACATCTACAAGTATCACCTCCTCGGCCACAAACCCGGCCAGCACAGCCCCAAGCCCAGCGAGGCTGGGGGGCCCCCCGACGACCTGCAGGATGGGCCGGCCGCCCCCAGCTCAG TTCTGAACCAGCCCGGGGGCCCGAAAACACAAATTTTTATGAATGGCGCCTGCTCCCCATCTTTATTGCCCCCCCTGCCGGCCCCGATGCCCTTCCCGCTCCCGGTGGTTCCGGACTACAG CTCCTCCACGTACCTCTTCCGGCTGATGGCAGTCGTGGTCCACCACGGAGACATGCACTCGGGGCACTTCGTGACGTACCGACGGTCCCCGCCGTCGGCCAAGAACCCTCTTTCAACCAGCAACCAGTGGCTATGGATCTCCGACGACACGGTCCGCAAGGCCAGCCTGCAGGAGGTCCTGTCCTCCAGCGCCTACCTGCTGTTTTACGAGCGGGTTCTTTCCAAGATGCAGCACCAGGGCCGGGAGTACAGGTCCGAAGAATGA